One genomic region from Muriicola soli encodes:
- a CDS encoding carboxypeptidase-like regulatory domain-containing protein: protein MKKTIIFSLLLCFTAALQAQENQLTIRGKVTNMETPLVNAEVRSEKSGQMVKTDVEGKYEIDTSEGDLVTFSYPGLSDMEIVVEDVSSVLNIKLNTAVNVLDEVVVEKTKIKSQAQLRKEYNSNKNLINTAFGILDKEITNFSVRIIDKSQFLFGGIDLASAIQYRAAGIRVDRSGDFYKPTIYLRGSAMGMFPAIYDVDGLILKDFPDFVNIENVERIAILSGLGLVNKYGGQGNGGIIVINTKGANTFREPLTGGPYDQALLRNNIYGGNALSKDKLSSSVPTYLKDLYASGSEEEALELYKSQSKKYSSSPYYFLDVFGYFAAKWKNTSFADQIIEDHWYLFKENPVGMKALAYLYQTLGRTERAHELYKEIFILRPNYAQSYRDLALSYVDVGDYRKSAAIYARYDYLISEGFITAEDKEFTPLIEREFSNLLELHRKELIGTEAKKGPSLNSDFEGTRIVFEWNDSEAEFELQFVNPEKKYFKWEHSLLADPDRIREEKIKGYSCEEYLIDGSLTGTWQINLTYLGNKSLTPTFLKATIYSNFGTQSQRKEVKVFKLQLKNVNQELFKVQNSQSLVSN from the coding sequence ATGAAAAAGACAATTATTTTTAGCCTGCTTCTGTGTTTTACTGCAGCATTGCAGGCTCAGGAGAATCAACTTACCATCAGGGGAAAGGTGACTAATATGGAAACCCCGTTAGTTAATGCAGAAGTGCGTTCCGAGAAGAGCGGGCAAATGGTCAAAACTGATGTTGAAGGGAAGTACGAAATAGACACTTCGGAAGGTGACCTTGTGACCTTTTCATATCCCGGTCTGTCCGACATGGAGATCGTGGTGGAAGATGTGAGTTCGGTCCTCAATATTAAATTAAATACAGCAGTAAATGTCCTTGACGAGGTAGTTGTAGAAAAGACAAAGATTAAAAGTCAGGCTCAATTGCGAAAGGAATACAACAGCAATAAAAACCTGATCAATACTGCGTTTGGAATTCTCGACAAGGAAATCACAAACTTCTCTGTAAGGATTATCGATAAATCCCAATTCCTTTTTGGAGGCATTGATCTTGCATCTGCCATCCAATACCGAGCGGCCGGTATTCGTGTTGACCGCTCCGGTGATTTCTACAAGCCAACGATATACTTAAGAGGATCTGCAATGGGGATGTTCCCCGCTATTTATGATGTAGATGGTTTAATTCTCAAAGATTTCCCGGATTTTGTAAACATAGAGAACGTTGAGCGTATTGCTATTCTCAGCGGCCTTGGCCTTGTGAATAAATACGGAGGACAAGGAAATGGAGGAATTATCGTGATCAATACAAAAGGCGCAAATACCTTTAGGGAACCGCTAACGGGTGGCCCTTATGATCAGGCTTTGTTGAGGAATAATATTTATGGAGGGAATGCACTTTCGAAAGACAAATTAAGCTCAAGTGTTCCTACCTATCTCAAGGACTTATATGCCAGTGGGTCGGAAGAAGAGGCTCTGGAACTTTATAAATCTCAATCTAAAAAGTACAGTAGTTCCCCGTATTACTTTTTGGATGTCTTTGGGTATTTTGCTGCCAAGTGGAAAAATACGTCCTTTGCTGATCAGATTATTGAGGATCATTGGTATTTATTTAAAGAAAACCCGGTGGGGATGAAGGCTTTGGCCTACTTGTACCAAACCCTGGGTAGGACAGAAAGGGCGCATGAACTTTACAAAGAAATTTTCATATTGAGACCTAATTATGCCCAGTCCTACAGGGATCTGGCCCTGAGTTATGTCGATGTGGGCGATTACCGTAAGTCGGCCGCCATCTACGCCAGATATGACTACCTGATCTCTGAGGGTTTTATTACAGCAGAGGACAAGGAATTTACCCCCTTGATAGAACGTGAATTCAGCAACCTGCTCGAACTCCACAGAAAGGAATTGATAGGAACAGAGGCAAAGAAGGGCCCTTCCCTGAACAGTGATTTTGAAGGTACCCGTATTGTTTTTGAATGGAATGACAGCGAAGCGGAGTTTGAACTGCAATTTGTTAATCCGGAGAAAAAGTATTTCAAATGGGAGCACAGTTTGCTCGCCGATCCTGATCGTATCCGAGAGGAGAAAATAAAGGGATATTCCTGCGAAGAGTACCTTATTGACGGAAGCCTTACCGGTACCTGGCAGATTAATCTAACCTATTTAGGAAATAAGAGTTTAACCCCTACCTTTTTAAAGGCGACCATCTATTCCAACTTTGGGACGCAGTCGCAACGCAAAGAAGTGAAAGTGTTTAAGCTACAGTTAAAAAATGTAAATCAGGAGCTATTCAAGGTGCAAAATTCACAATCCCTTGTTTCGAATTAA